Proteins co-encoded in one Sander vitreus isolate 19-12246 chromosome 9, sanVit1, whole genome shotgun sequence genomic window:
- the clocka gene encoding circadian locomoter output cycles protein kaput isoform X2, which translates to MTSSIDRDDSSIFDGLMEEDEKDKAKRVSRNKSEKKRRDQFNVLIKELGTMLPGNTRKMDKSTILQKSIDFLHKHKEIAAQSESTEIRQDWKPPFLSNEEFTQLMLEALDGFFLAIMTDGNIIYASESVTSLLEHLPSDLVDQNLLNFLPMGEHSDVYKALSSHIMEGETPTPEYLKTKNQLEFCCHMLRGTIDPNEPPVYEYVKFIGNFKSLNNVPNCTRNGFEGVIQRSLHSAFEDRVCLIATVRLAKPQFIKEMCTVEEPNEEFTSRHSLEWKFLFLDHRAPPIIGYLPFEVLGTSGYDYYHIDDLETLAKCHEHLMQYGKGKSCYYRFLTKGQQWIWLQTHYYITYHQWNSRPEFIVCTHTVVSYAEVRAEQRRELGIEELQPEITADKQSQDSGSESQLNTSNLKEALERFNHSRTPSASSRSSRKSSHTAVSDPASSQMKLQGDRSTPGRQSVSAVEMTSQRRSSVSSQSMSSQNTIQNMAPSMVSQQQQQQQQQQQQQQQQQQQQQQQQQQQQQQQQQQQQQQQVQTSDQSMVQFSSQLEVMHNLKEQLEHRTRMIEANIQRQQDELRQIQDELHRVQGQSLQGQSLQGQGLQGQSLQGQSLQMFLSKGAGGLNLSSVQTAQGNALQQGGTLSMQGQVVSAGTLQNGIQQQHAVQTHPQQQTLLREQSTALSQSQRPSLTLQPQQNPLPASLYNTMMIPQQSPANMVQIATTLAQNTGPNAAAVATFAQDRSAQIRFPASPQLLTKLVTGQMACGAVMVPTTMFMGQVVTAFAPQQGQTQTISISQQPPQQQQQPQEQQVQQQLQVIAMQPGQAPLAQQQTQFLQASRLLHGNQSTQLILQAAFPLQQQGTFAATTQQQQQQLQQQQQLQQQHHHHQHQQQQQKQQLQQQQQLAPHRADSLSDRSATQPQ; encoded by the exons ATGACCTCGAGCATTGACCG GGATGACAGCAGTATCTTTGATGGGTTAATGGAAGAAGATGAAAAGGATAAAGCTAAACG TGTGTCCCGTAACAAGTCTGAAAAGAAACGCAGAGACCAGTTCAATGTCCTCATCAAGGAGCTGGGCACCATGTTGCCGGGCAACACCCGGAAGATGGACAAGTCCACTATTTTGCAGAAGAGCATCGACTTTTTGCACAAACACAAGG AAATCGCTGCTCAGTCAGAGTCAACTGAGATCAGACAAGACTGGAAGCCTCCTTTTCTTAGTAATGAAGAGTTCACTCAGCTGATGTTGGAG GCGTTAGACGGATTTTTTCTTGCAATcatgactgatgggaacataATCTACGCTTCTGAGAGTGTGACGTCCCTACTAGAACACTTACCT TCTGATCTTGTGGATCAGAACTTGTTGAACTTCCTGCCTATGGGGGAGCATTCAGATGTGTACAAGGCTCTGTCCTCTCATATCATGGAAGGAGAGACACCGACACCTGAATACCTGAAAA caAAAAATCAGCTTGAGTTCTGTTGCCACATGCTCCGAGGGACAATCGACCCCAACGAGCCCCCCGTGTACGAATATGTCAAGTTCATTGGAAACTTCAAGTCCCTGAATAATG TGCCTAACTGTACCCGAAATGGTTTCGAGGGAGTGATCCAGCGATCGCTTCACTCTGCCTTTGAAGACAGAGTGTGTCTTATAGCTACTGTGAGGCTTGCCAAACCACAGTTTATCAAG GAGATGTGCACTGTAGAGGAGCCTAATGAGGAATTCACCTCCAGACATAGTTTAGAGTGGAAATTTCTCTTCTTGGACCACAG AGCTCCACCCATTATAGGTTACCTCCCGTTTGAGGTGCTGGGTACATCAGGATATGACTACTACCATATAGATGACCTGGAGACACTGGCCAAATGCCACGAACACT TAATGCAGTATGGCAAAGGAAAGTCCTGCTACTACAGATTCCTCACCAAAGGGCAGCAGTGGATTTGGCTTCAGACCCACTACTACATCACCTACCACCAGTGGAACTCCAGACCAGAGTTTATTGTTTGCACGCACACTGTTGTCAG TTATGCTGAAGTAAGAGCAGAACAGCGCAGAGAGCTTGGAATTGAAGAATTACAACCTGAGATCACAGCAGACAAG CAGTCCCAGGATTCAGGCTCCGAGTCCCAGCTCAACACGTCCAACCTGAAGGAGGCTCTAGAGCGCTTCAACCACAGCCGGACGCCCTCGGCCTCGTCTCGCAGCTCACGCAAATCCTCGCACACAGCTGTGTCTGACCCAGCTT CGTCACAGATGAAGCTTCAAGGAGACAGGAGTACACCAGGTCGGCAGTCTGTCTCTGCTGTGGAGATGACATCACAACGAAGATCATCTGTCAGCAGCCAG TCAATGAGCTCCCAAAATACAATACAGAACATGGCACCATCCATGgtttcacaacaacaacagcaacaacagcaacaacaacagcagcaacaacaacaacaacaacaacaacagcaacaacaacaacaacaacaacagcagcaacagcaacaacaacaacagcaacaagtTCAGACCAGCGACCAA TCAATGGTGCAGTTCTCCAGCCAGCTAGAAGTCATGCATAACCTGAAAGAGCAGCTGGAGCATAGGACCAGGATGATCGAGGCCAACATCCAGCGGCAGCAGGATGAGCTGCGGCAGATCCAGGACGAGCTGCACAGAGTGCAGGGACAGAGCCTGCAGGGACAGAGCCTGCAGGGACAGGGCCTGCAGGGACAGAGCCTGCAGGGACAGAGCCTTCAG ATGTTCTTGTCGAAAGGAGCCGGAGGACTGAATCTCAGCTCTGTTCAGACGGCCCAGGGGAACGCCTTGCAGCAGGGGGGAACACTCAGCATGCAGGGCCAGGTGGTGTCTGCAGGGACTCTACAGAACGGCATACAGCAACAACATGCTGTCCAGACCCATCCCCAGCAACAAACTCTCTTGCGGGAACAGAGCACAGCACTCTCACAG TCTCAGCGGCCGTCCCTCACTCTACAGCCTCAACAGAATCCACTGCCTGCGTCTCTCTACAACACAATGATGATCCCTCAGCAAAGCCCTGCTAACATGGTCCAGATTGCCACTACCCTGGCTCAGAATACTGGACCAAACGCTGCTGCTGTGGCTACATTTGCACAGGATCGTTCAGCTCAGATAAG gttCCCTGCCAGTCCTCAGCTGCTCACCAAGCTAGTGACAGGGCAGATGGCATGCGGTGCAGTCATGGTCCCCACAACCATGTTTATGGGCCAAGTTGTGACGGCCTTCGCTCCTCAGCAGGGCCAGACCCAGACTATCAGCATTTCCCAGCAGCcaccgcagcagcagcagcagccgcaggaGCAGCAGGTACAGCAGCAATTACAGGTCATAGCCATGCAGCCAGGGCAGGCTCCACTGGCCCAGCAGCAAACACAGTTCCTACAG GCTTCCCGGCTACTTCACGGAAACCAGTCCACCCAGTTGATCCTGCAGGCAGCGTTCCCTTTGCAGCAGCAGGGTACCTTTGCTGCCACAacccaacagcagcagcaacagttacaacagcaacaacagttACAACAacagcatcatcatcaccaacatcaacaacaacagcagaaaCAGCAACttcaacagcaacagcaactgGCCCCTCACAGGGCGGACAGTTTGTCTGATCGCTCTGCCACGCAGCCACAGTAG
- the clocka gene encoding circadian locomoter output cycles protein kaput isoform X1, with translation MTSSIDRDDSSIFDGLMEEDEKDKAKRVSRNKSEKKRRDQFNVLIKELGTMLPGNTRKMDKSTILQKSIDFLHKHKEIAAQSESTEIRQDWKPPFLSNEEFTQLMLEALDGFFLAIMTDGNIIYASESVTSLLEHLPSDLVDQNLLNFLPMGEHSDVYKALSSHIMEGETPTPEYLKTKNQLEFCCHMLRGTIDPNEPPVYEYVKFIGNFKSLNNVPNCTRNGFEGVIQRSLHSAFEDRVCLIATVRLAKPQFIKEMCTVEEPNEEFTSRHSLEWKFLFLDHRAPPIIGYLPFEVLGTSGYDYYHIDDLETLAKCHEHLMQYGKGKSCYYRFLTKGQQWIWLQTHYYITYHQWNSRPEFIVCTHTVVSYAEVRAEQRRELGIEELQPEITADKQSQDSGSESQLNTSNLKEALERFNHSRTPSASSRSSRKSSHTAVSDPASSQMKLQGDRSTPGRQSVSAVEMTSQRRSSVSSQQSMSSQNTIQNMAPSMVSQQQQQQQQQQQQQQQQQQQQQQQQQQQQQQQQQQQQQQQVQTSDQSMVQFSSQLEVMHNLKEQLEHRTRMIEANIQRQQDELRQIQDELHRVQGQSLQGQSLQGQGLQGQSLQGQSLQMFLSKGAGGLNLSSVQTAQGNALQQGGTLSMQGQVVSAGTLQNGIQQQHAVQTHPQQQTLLREQSTALSQSQRPSLTLQPQQNPLPASLYNTMMIPQQSPANMVQIATTLAQNTGPNAAAVATFAQDRSAQIRFPASPQLLTKLVTGQMACGAVMVPTTMFMGQVVTAFAPQQGQTQTISISQQPPQQQQQPQEQQVQQQLQVIAMQPGQAPLAQQQTQFLQASRLLHGNQSTQLILQAAFPLQQQGTFAATTQQQQQQLQQQQQLQQQHHHHQHQQQQQKQQLQQQQQLAPHRADSLSDRSATQPQ, from the exons ATGACCTCGAGCATTGACCG GGATGACAGCAGTATCTTTGATGGGTTAATGGAAGAAGATGAAAAGGATAAAGCTAAACG TGTGTCCCGTAACAAGTCTGAAAAGAAACGCAGAGACCAGTTCAATGTCCTCATCAAGGAGCTGGGCACCATGTTGCCGGGCAACACCCGGAAGATGGACAAGTCCACTATTTTGCAGAAGAGCATCGACTTTTTGCACAAACACAAGG AAATCGCTGCTCAGTCAGAGTCAACTGAGATCAGACAAGACTGGAAGCCTCCTTTTCTTAGTAATGAAGAGTTCACTCAGCTGATGTTGGAG GCGTTAGACGGATTTTTTCTTGCAATcatgactgatgggaacataATCTACGCTTCTGAGAGTGTGACGTCCCTACTAGAACACTTACCT TCTGATCTTGTGGATCAGAACTTGTTGAACTTCCTGCCTATGGGGGAGCATTCAGATGTGTACAAGGCTCTGTCCTCTCATATCATGGAAGGAGAGACACCGACACCTGAATACCTGAAAA caAAAAATCAGCTTGAGTTCTGTTGCCACATGCTCCGAGGGACAATCGACCCCAACGAGCCCCCCGTGTACGAATATGTCAAGTTCATTGGAAACTTCAAGTCCCTGAATAATG TGCCTAACTGTACCCGAAATGGTTTCGAGGGAGTGATCCAGCGATCGCTTCACTCTGCCTTTGAAGACAGAGTGTGTCTTATAGCTACTGTGAGGCTTGCCAAACCACAGTTTATCAAG GAGATGTGCACTGTAGAGGAGCCTAATGAGGAATTCACCTCCAGACATAGTTTAGAGTGGAAATTTCTCTTCTTGGACCACAG AGCTCCACCCATTATAGGTTACCTCCCGTTTGAGGTGCTGGGTACATCAGGATATGACTACTACCATATAGATGACCTGGAGACACTGGCCAAATGCCACGAACACT TAATGCAGTATGGCAAAGGAAAGTCCTGCTACTACAGATTCCTCACCAAAGGGCAGCAGTGGATTTGGCTTCAGACCCACTACTACATCACCTACCACCAGTGGAACTCCAGACCAGAGTTTATTGTTTGCACGCACACTGTTGTCAG TTATGCTGAAGTAAGAGCAGAACAGCGCAGAGAGCTTGGAATTGAAGAATTACAACCTGAGATCACAGCAGACAAG CAGTCCCAGGATTCAGGCTCCGAGTCCCAGCTCAACACGTCCAACCTGAAGGAGGCTCTAGAGCGCTTCAACCACAGCCGGACGCCCTCGGCCTCGTCTCGCAGCTCACGCAAATCCTCGCACACAGCTGTGTCTGACCCAGCTT CGTCACAGATGAAGCTTCAAGGAGACAGGAGTACACCAGGTCGGCAGTCTGTCTCTGCTGTGGAGATGACATCACAACGAAGATCATCTGTCAGCAGCCAG CAGTCAATGAGCTCCCAAAATACAATACAGAACATGGCACCATCCATGgtttcacaacaacaacagcaacaacagcaacaacaacagcagcaacaacaacaacaacaacaacaacagcaacaacaacaacaacaacaacagcagcaacagcaacaacaacaacagcaacaagtTCAGACCAGCGACCAA TCAATGGTGCAGTTCTCCAGCCAGCTAGAAGTCATGCATAACCTGAAAGAGCAGCTGGAGCATAGGACCAGGATGATCGAGGCCAACATCCAGCGGCAGCAGGATGAGCTGCGGCAGATCCAGGACGAGCTGCACAGAGTGCAGGGACAGAGCCTGCAGGGACAGAGCCTGCAGGGACAGGGCCTGCAGGGACAGAGCCTGCAGGGACAGAGCCTTCAG ATGTTCTTGTCGAAAGGAGCCGGAGGACTGAATCTCAGCTCTGTTCAGACGGCCCAGGGGAACGCCTTGCAGCAGGGGGGAACACTCAGCATGCAGGGCCAGGTGGTGTCTGCAGGGACTCTACAGAACGGCATACAGCAACAACATGCTGTCCAGACCCATCCCCAGCAACAAACTCTCTTGCGGGAACAGAGCACAGCACTCTCACAG TCTCAGCGGCCGTCCCTCACTCTACAGCCTCAACAGAATCCACTGCCTGCGTCTCTCTACAACACAATGATGATCCCTCAGCAAAGCCCTGCTAACATGGTCCAGATTGCCACTACCCTGGCTCAGAATACTGGACCAAACGCTGCTGCTGTGGCTACATTTGCACAGGATCGTTCAGCTCAGATAAG gttCCCTGCCAGTCCTCAGCTGCTCACCAAGCTAGTGACAGGGCAGATGGCATGCGGTGCAGTCATGGTCCCCACAACCATGTTTATGGGCCAAGTTGTGACGGCCTTCGCTCCTCAGCAGGGCCAGACCCAGACTATCAGCATTTCCCAGCAGCcaccgcagcagcagcagcagccgcaggaGCAGCAGGTACAGCAGCAATTACAGGTCATAGCCATGCAGCCAGGGCAGGCTCCACTGGCCCAGCAGCAAACACAGTTCCTACAG GCTTCCCGGCTACTTCACGGAAACCAGTCCACCCAGTTGATCCTGCAGGCAGCGTTCCCTTTGCAGCAGCAGGGTACCTTTGCTGCCACAacccaacagcagcagcaacagttacaacagcaacaacagttACAACAacagcatcatcatcaccaacatcaacaacaacagcagaaaCAGCAACttcaacagcaacagcaactgGCCCCTCACAGGGCGGACAGTTTGTCTGATCGCTCTGCCACGCAGCCACAGTAG
- the clocka gene encoding circadian locomoter output cycles protein kaput isoform X3 — translation MTSSIDRDDSSIFDGLMEEDEKDKAKRVSRNKSEKKRRDQFNVLIKELGTMLPGNTRKMDKSTILQKSIDFLHKHKEIAAQSESTEIRQDWKPPFLSNEEFTQLMLEALDGFFLAIMTDGNIIYASESVTSLLEHLPSDLVDQNLLNFLPMGEHSDVYKALSSHIMEGETPTPEYLKTKNQLEFCCHMLRGTIDPNEPPVYEYVKFIGNFKSLNNVPNCTRNGFEGVIQRSLHSAFEDRVCLIATVRLAKPQFIKEMCTVEEPNEEFTSRHSLEWKFLFLDHRAPPIIGYLPFEVLGTSGYDYYHIDDLETLAKCHEHLMQYGKGKSCYYRFLTKGQQWIWLQTHYYITYHQWNSRPEFIVCTHTVVSYAEVRAEQRRELGIEELQPEITADKSQDSGSESQLNTSNLKEALERFNHSRTPSASSRSSRKSSHTAVSDPASSQMKLQGDRSTPGRQSVSAVEMTSQRRSSVSSQSMSSQNTIQNMAPSMVSQQQQQQQQQQQQQQQQQQQQQQQQQQQQQQQQQQQQQQQVQTSDQSMVQFSSQLEVMHNLKEQLEHRTRMIEANIQRQQDELRQIQDELHRVQGQSLQGQSLQGQGLQGQSLQGQSLQMFLSKGAGGLNLSSVQTAQGNALQQGGTLSMQGQVVSAGTLQNGIQQQHAVQTHPQQQTLLREQSTALSQSQRPSLTLQPQQNPLPASLYNTMMIPQQSPANMVQIATTLAQNTGPNAAAVATFAQDRSAQIRFPASPQLLTKLVTGQMACGAVMVPTTMFMGQVVTAFAPQQGQTQTISISQQPPQQQQQPQEQQVQQQLQVIAMQPGQAPLAQQQTQFLQASRLLHGNQSTQLILQAAFPLQQQGTFAATTQQQQQQLQQQQQLQQQHHHHQHQQQQQKQQLQQQQQLAPHRADSLSDRSATQPQ, via the exons ATGACCTCGAGCATTGACCG GGATGACAGCAGTATCTTTGATGGGTTAATGGAAGAAGATGAAAAGGATAAAGCTAAACG TGTGTCCCGTAACAAGTCTGAAAAGAAACGCAGAGACCAGTTCAATGTCCTCATCAAGGAGCTGGGCACCATGTTGCCGGGCAACACCCGGAAGATGGACAAGTCCACTATTTTGCAGAAGAGCATCGACTTTTTGCACAAACACAAGG AAATCGCTGCTCAGTCAGAGTCAACTGAGATCAGACAAGACTGGAAGCCTCCTTTTCTTAGTAATGAAGAGTTCACTCAGCTGATGTTGGAG GCGTTAGACGGATTTTTTCTTGCAATcatgactgatgggaacataATCTACGCTTCTGAGAGTGTGACGTCCCTACTAGAACACTTACCT TCTGATCTTGTGGATCAGAACTTGTTGAACTTCCTGCCTATGGGGGAGCATTCAGATGTGTACAAGGCTCTGTCCTCTCATATCATGGAAGGAGAGACACCGACACCTGAATACCTGAAAA caAAAAATCAGCTTGAGTTCTGTTGCCACATGCTCCGAGGGACAATCGACCCCAACGAGCCCCCCGTGTACGAATATGTCAAGTTCATTGGAAACTTCAAGTCCCTGAATAATG TGCCTAACTGTACCCGAAATGGTTTCGAGGGAGTGATCCAGCGATCGCTTCACTCTGCCTTTGAAGACAGAGTGTGTCTTATAGCTACTGTGAGGCTTGCCAAACCACAGTTTATCAAG GAGATGTGCACTGTAGAGGAGCCTAATGAGGAATTCACCTCCAGACATAGTTTAGAGTGGAAATTTCTCTTCTTGGACCACAG AGCTCCACCCATTATAGGTTACCTCCCGTTTGAGGTGCTGGGTACATCAGGATATGACTACTACCATATAGATGACCTGGAGACACTGGCCAAATGCCACGAACACT TAATGCAGTATGGCAAAGGAAAGTCCTGCTACTACAGATTCCTCACCAAAGGGCAGCAGTGGATTTGGCTTCAGACCCACTACTACATCACCTACCACCAGTGGAACTCCAGACCAGAGTTTATTGTTTGCACGCACACTGTTGTCAG TTATGCTGAAGTAAGAGCAGAACAGCGCAGAGAGCTTGGAATTGAAGAATTACAACCTGAGATCACAGCAGACAAG TCCCAGGATTCAGGCTCCGAGTCCCAGCTCAACACGTCCAACCTGAAGGAGGCTCTAGAGCGCTTCAACCACAGCCGGACGCCCTCGGCCTCGTCTCGCAGCTCACGCAAATCCTCGCACACAGCTGTGTCTGACCCAGCTT CGTCACAGATGAAGCTTCAAGGAGACAGGAGTACACCAGGTCGGCAGTCTGTCTCTGCTGTGGAGATGACATCACAACGAAGATCATCTGTCAGCAGCCAG TCAATGAGCTCCCAAAATACAATACAGAACATGGCACCATCCATGgtttcacaacaacaacagcaacaacagcaacaacaacagcagcaacaacaacaacaacaacaacaacagcaacaacaacaacaacaacaacagcagcaacagcaacaacaacaacagcaacaagtTCAGACCAGCGACCAA TCAATGGTGCAGTTCTCCAGCCAGCTAGAAGTCATGCATAACCTGAAAGAGCAGCTGGAGCATAGGACCAGGATGATCGAGGCCAACATCCAGCGGCAGCAGGATGAGCTGCGGCAGATCCAGGACGAGCTGCACAGAGTGCAGGGACAGAGCCTGCAGGGACAGAGCCTGCAGGGACAGGGCCTGCAGGGACAGAGCCTGCAGGGACAGAGCCTTCAG ATGTTCTTGTCGAAAGGAGCCGGAGGACTGAATCTCAGCTCTGTTCAGACGGCCCAGGGGAACGCCTTGCAGCAGGGGGGAACACTCAGCATGCAGGGCCAGGTGGTGTCTGCAGGGACTCTACAGAACGGCATACAGCAACAACATGCTGTCCAGACCCATCCCCAGCAACAAACTCTCTTGCGGGAACAGAGCACAGCACTCTCACAG TCTCAGCGGCCGTCCCTCACTCTACAGCCTCAACAGAATCCACTGCCTGCGTCTCTCTACAACACAATGATGATCCCTCAGCAAAGCCCTGCTAACATGGTCCAGATTGCCACTACCCTGGCTCAGAATACTGGACCAAACGCTGCTGCTGTGGCTACATTTGCACAGGATCGTTCAGCTCAGATAAG gttCCCTGCCAGTCCTCAGCTGCTCACCAAGCTAGTGACAGGGCAGATGGCATGCGGTGCAGTCATGGTCCCCACAACCATGTTTATGGGCCAAGTTGTGACGGCCTTCGCTCCTCAGCAGGGCCAGACCCAGACTATCAGCATTTCCCAGCAGCcaccgcagcagcagcagcagccgcaggaGCAGCAGGTACAGCAGCAATTACAGGTCATAGCCATGCAGCCAGGGCAGGCTCCACTGGCCCAGCAGCAAACACAGTTCCTACAG GCTTCCCGGCTACTTCACGGAAACCAGTCCACCCAGTTGATCCTGCAGGCAGCGTTCCCTTTGCAGCAGCAGGGTACCTTTGCTGCCACAacccaacagcagcagcaacagttacaacagcaacaacagttACAACAacagcatcatcatcaccaacatcaacaacaacagcagaaaCAGCAACttcaacagcaacagcaactgGCCCCTCACAGGGCGGACAGTTTGTCTGATCGCTCTGCCACGCAGCCACAGTAG